In Candidatus Methylomirabilota bacterium, one DNA window encodes the following:
- a CDS encoding TIGR03619 family F420-dependent LLM class oxidoreductase: protein MKIKYRLGVMPGGWPAGAAGAEAFWRFVDLCERSDVDSLWFNERLTSPAPVLEPIAAMAAVAARTRRLKFGPSVLITPFRTPVLLARELATIDFLSGGRLLPAFGVGVEQEREFRAAGVPFKERGRRTDEAIAIMRRCWSEDEVTHAGEFWQLERITVLPRPVQQPLPVWIGGNSEAAMRRAGRLGDGWIPSFITPEQFRVGVEKTQALAAEAGREVPADHFGALVYFCLASDRATAAVMAAPFVPRNRADDATLARCTAFGPPALLNERLEEYVRAGGSKFVLRPMCPPDRVLEQVQRVAEEIIPAFHAR from the coding sequence ATGAAGATCAAGTACCGTCTGGGCGTCATGCCGGGGGGCTGGCCGGCCGGCGCGGCCGGCGCCGAGGCTTTCTGGCGGTTCGTGGACCTGTGCGAGCGGAGCGACGTCGACTCGCTGTGGTTCAACGAGCGCCTGACGTCGCCGGCGCCGGTGCTCGAGCCGATCGCCGCGATGGCCGCCGTGGCGGCGCGGACGCGGCGTCTGAAGTTCGGCCCCAGCGTGCTGATCACGCCCTTCCGGACCCCGGTCCTGCTGGCCCGCGAGCTCGCTACCATCGACTTCCTCTCCGGCGGTCGCCTGCTGCCCGCCTTCGGCGTGGGTGTGGAGCAGGAGCGCGAGTTCCGCGCCGCCGGCGTGCCCTTCAAGGAGCGCGGCCGGCGCACCGACGAGGCCATCGCCATCATGCGCCGTTGCTGGTCCGAGGACGAGGTGACCCACGCCGGCGAGTTCTGGCAGCTCGAGCGCATCACCGTGCTGCCCCGACCCGTCCAGCAGCCGTTGCCCGTGTGGATCGGCGGCAACAGCGAGGCCGCGATGCGGCGGGCGGGGCGCCTGGGCGACGGCTGGATCCCGTCGTTCATCACGCCTGAACAGTTTCGGGTCGGGGTAGAGAAGACTCAGGCCCTCGCCGCCGAAGCGGGGCGGGAGGTGCCCGCCGACCACTTCGGCGCGCTCGTCTACTTCTGCCTGGCCTCCGACCGAGCGACGGCGGCGGTCATGGCCGCGCCCTTCGTCCCCCGCAATCGCGCCGACGACGCCACGCTGGCCCGGTGCACGGCGTTCGGGCCCCCCGCCCTGCTGAACGAGCGACTGGAGGAATACGTGCGGGCCGGCGGCTCGAAATTCGTGCTCCGGCCGATGTGCCCGCCCGACCGGGTGCTCGAGCAGGTGCAGCGGGTGGCCGAGGAGATCATCCCGGCGTTCCACGCCCGCTGA
- a CDS encoding ATP-binding protein, which translates to MRRVLLSWSSGKDSAWTLHVLRQRRDVEVVGLLTTFNEAADRVAMHAVRHALVEEQALAAGLPLWPVPLPFPCSNARYEERMRAVIGRARQEGVTHVAFGDLFLEDVREYRLRMLSGTGIEPLFPLWCSAADTPALAHSMLRGGLRAVLTCVDPKKLPEAFVGRLYDAALLAELPGGVDPCGERGEFHTFCFAGPMFAAEIAVQPGDAVSRDGFCFIDLVPKQVRDRTARDPARGSIPA; encoded by the coding sequence ATGCGCCGCGTTCTGCTTTCCTGGAGCTCGGGCAAGGACAGCGCCTGGACCCTGCACGTCCTCCGCCAGCGGAGGGACGTGGAGGTCGTGGGCCTGCTCACCACGTTCAACGAAGCCGCGGACCGTGTGGCGATGCACGCGGTTCGCCACGCTCTCGTGGAAGAACAAGCCCTGGCGGCCGGTCTGCCCCTCTGGCCAGTTCCTCTGCCGTTCCCCTGTTCCAACGCCCGGTACGAGGAAAGGATGCGTGCGGTGATCGGGCGCGCACGACAAGAAGGCGTGACGCACGTCGCCTTTGGCGACCTGTTCCTGGAGGACGTGCGGGAGTACCGCCTCCGCATGCTGTCCGGCACGGGGATCGAGCCGCTCTTTCCGTTATGGTGCTCGGCCGCCGACACACCGGCCCTCGCCCATAGCATGCTGCGCGGTGGCCTGCGGGCGGTGCTGACGTGCGTCGACCCCAAGAAGCTTCCCGAGGCCTTCGTCGGCCGCCTGTACGACGCGGCGTTGTTGGCCGAGTTGCCAGGCGGCGTCGATCCGTGCGGGGAACGCGGAGAGTTCCACACGTTCTGTTTCGCTGGACCGATGTTTGCGGCCGAGATCGCCGTGCAGCCGGGGGACGCTGTTTCTCGCGACGGATTCTGCTTCATCGATCTGGTGCCGAAGCAGGTGCGCGATCGAACCGCCAGGGATCCGGCGCGTGGTAGCATCCCGGCATGA
- a CDS encoding TetR/AcrR family transcriptional regulator, with product MRDPSKPQQIIEAAIRVFARNGYYNSRVSDIAREAGIASGTIYLYFKTKEEILVTLFREKMAEWVDQVRRQIAAEPDAVAKIRRLVALHFGVLEKDPHLAEVVQVELRQGHKFFRGASAHEVSAYFDLIGSILEQGIAAGQFRADLPVKLATKMLFGAMDQVATSWVLGKRAYQLSDAAEPVASLFLRGVCRDDV from the coding sequence ATGCGTGATCCGAGCAAGCCCCAGCAGATCATCGAAGCCGCGATCCGGGTCTTCGCCCGCAACGGCTACTACAACTCGCGCGTGAGCGACATCGCCCGCGAGGCCGGGATCGCCAGCGGCACCATTTACCTGTACTTCAAGACCAAGGAAGAGATCCTCGTCACGCTGTTCCGGGAGAAGATGGCCGAGTGGGTGGACCAGGTGCGCCGCCAGATCGCGGCGGAGCCGGACGCGGTGGCCAAGATCCGGCGACTGGTGGCGCTGCACTTCGGCGTGCTCGAGAAGGATCCCCACCTGGCCGAGGTCGTGCAGGTCGAGCTGCGCCAGGGGCACAAGTTCTTCCGCGGAGCGTCCGCCCACGAAGTGTCGGCGTACTTCGACCTCATCGGCTCTATCCTGGAGCAGGGCATCGCGGCCGGGCAGTTCCGGGCCGACCTGCCCGTCAAGCTGGCGACCAAGATGCTCTTCGGGGCGATGGATCAGGTGGCCACATCGTGGGTCCTGGGCAAGCGTGCCTATCAGCTCAGCGACGCCGCCGAGCCGGTGGCGTCGCTCTTCTTGCGAGGAGTGTGCCGCGATGACGTTTGA